The following proteins are co-located in the Leishmania panamensis strain MHOM/PA/94/PSC-1 chromosome 26 sequence genome:
- a CDS encoding hypothetical protein (TriTrypDB/GeneDB-style sysID: LpmP.26.1400), with amino-acid sequence MHWTGMADAAAGSDSAGVAPQYYDLSAPLTRPVTTIQIENFTPHKGMIPSLVLADGSHYFGPVMEEGRYRIPCGCGIILFQYDGTVKPNFTVAEAAAPDSGGGGLASFFFGRGAPQDGGASQASAAFSALCKRYQQGDRYGGDWANGTFHGDGVLVTNSFTYHGTWMEGQMQGKGTISYSRKYVDYRPRNTSGSDASTGGSGVGEGVSNLLLKGLSYVSPFELVATAAAPKEYIGDFDTIHYRHGMGLMQYYNGDVYEGEWRDNCRHGRGKLRKMDGEVYDGDWAFDQRHGNGKIMYPNGSYFKGSMEYDQRNGEGIMRFANGDEFFGTFMKDRIDGHGTMRYRNGDVYEGAWRDQLRHGQGKYTLKRTGATMHGEFQSGLIHGQGTVIVPGVSTFVGIFVRGERTIGTMHWHPQPSQQSQGELAHVEAAAAATLESPEAPPPDGTLFPDPGTSSPSATAAIATSIVASKASAKKYLCYQGQWQGEHMHGRGLLWYTNGDFYAGNFHKSHFHGAGNMRYAAEQAEFSGQYVHGIRHGLGLLQYANKSIQAGRWQQNIFVEGYEGEWDGSVFHGIGRLTMPVDIFLAMRSSNSALKLSELSAMLNNGPSIIPTSVPLITGGEEGRSVVSDGATWPAATDAFSSGAAVRRADLPPFFIEFFGLFRNGLRDGLGMLKLPALNSLVGGSWKLAEERKSGGGGGQGDSAGGGGDSDSAAGAPCRRDSTAGRASVPSMIIKGRWVSDVLHCEKGVWAFPNGVVYIGRFRNGARDAARACVWCPDGSVLESGWCGDAPSGDGIWYQRNRTNPVYRTIVPSLLRHSQSQRLSEKNPSTLQSIAPATVGGQSARDAAGADGKGASSALTGDLFSMSYLWGLIGSGLIARGSTGTGDGDGSTDDESDDDRPRRVLVDFGNHLTFFCSWCPYMMDLNTYTAVVLPQIGSQTAPLSDGMPWPQLYHSPSMSAAVCTSQQWAAETAKDGRRAQKNTAAAAPPAAAAGSGSGGSKASIPWPVPTVKQISTCANSLHLAEAPSSVAIGRASGSGVVYFDTGVVLAGEWLGNVPRLATPYRPWSAFDHFIMWQATRASSRNCAGTVPHFTAPRLQSCYTSVLAAAPEHMIGEPRRATGGRLTVTTSPLATNRGGAVETHAPVSPTPPSLQPSPETRCTLCGKNYSFFRKRTHCTLCLRSTCSFCLGHMDTERPTHQEDVKALLRHAYLTAEQAVQLSTAAAAKTALTNVSGSATRPITFPSFSVEQVDHAFDKKNIPTVPICSDCMRAVLWKLRYTQLWIPMSMFASVVEGNKHQREMQRNSGAVAAHQAADNVPSESGTAGGDVDGRAAEATNELTTVAYSQESSPQRSDVGQSLSLSPDRPAASAAALDERERHQQGGMLLDGSDALRCAATADPSEEVSADVSAHAATLEMDSAAIGEAAHDPLAITQAEEAATQSTPSTPSTGSPSRVNDGAVTDTSPAPAPPPASASSRSLRPSSHAETRWRTCSTVLPPTQYIIYSGYTSHTIPHVYGELWWGRQHYYRGGFCAGERHGFGTQYMPNGEWYEGGFERDAWHGEGVYYLDDGSALLGEFRKGKLHVVHYRGEVEESDVGGVRPHGRGIGYSPDGSTYNGEWVHGQRHGTGMLHLADGSSVYSGTFVSDAMEGMGKLVTISGAYYGEFTENRQNGKGLLFTANCVVEGSWVQGTSSGFTRIYERATGEVYETTYHDGNERDDCFTAPVMIEDDDAVECGQCGMAFSFFHRRHHCRLCGDVFCDSCTQHRATLPSTVTGNGGPNAKRDSGSPSASVVNGQQLRVCDACFFRLSQRRMIALRRYADGSVYAGCWSQGQWVSRGLYCRPDGVFVVMDTHGHALLPLVHIPKAKDQLQGDASGAIQESAKPSAVPPARGLGVGRRPLRTTGLPVSSSILQDAAPAKELLDGVAESSSRKDLDAFLLWWATTRSRCALQVPLDISLVTHYQRMPAQMLRGQEATVRAGSDVAMYLAAPARCILEAPRTPSLTPIRLFVTLADSRREMREMVEGELERTSASAASPTTAAAAASESTLSTEEKRTMDSDVEAAALRASRFMPVAIPRAPAVPITPATMPVTSASELPTGTPTVYPGSFHPEHHVPGADPPQVCNVDAWVTRPPPSIDPDDISDEDLAKMIQAEKLSWPTDASDDKHAAASTIQSLMPPTPAPPPPGFNTTVSWDVWTTRDVPRYTPPLRTAVAAGARPAGHSPVEKAAGSGEATAAPPPILRSEADMYFACPFWGPTVPDAQLLLEQGKMAQVTKLMRRLQQQHSQTLNPQQQQHQEKQRSDSGSSDCDSAGSDCRGATTSGRGKTQRSSVADASLSTLQSPQGGSTNASASSWEAGHLFSPEQRAQCGDGWAPTPMRGPFVFDISTHEKRRSADGLRWYAKVTQREVTNF; translated from the coding sequence atgcATTGGACTGGGATGGCGGATGCAGCAGCCGGAAGTGATAGCGCGGGTGTAGCACCGCAGTACTACGACCTCAGCGCCCCACTCACCCGCCCCGTCACGACTATTCAGATCGAAAATTTTACGCCACATAAAGGAATGATACCGTCGCTCGTGCTCGCGGATGGCAGCCACTACTTCGGCCCCGTcatggaggagggaaggtATCGCATCCCGTGTGGGTGCGGCATCATACTGTTCCAGTATGATGGGACGGTGAAGCCAAACTTTACCGTCGCCGAAGCGGCGGCCCCCgatagcggcggcggcggactCGCTTCCTTCTTCTTTGGCCGAGGTGCTCCACAGGATGGCGGCGCGAGTCAGGCATCAGCAGCCTTCAGTGCCTTGTGCAAGCGGTATCAGCAAGGCGATCGGTACGGCGGTGACTGGGCCAACGGTACGTTCCACGGTGATGGCGTGCTGGTGACAAACAGCTTCACCTATCACGGCACGTGGATGGAGGGGCAGATGCAGGGGAAAGGGACCATCTCTTACTCGCGCAAGTACGTCGATTACAGACCCCGCAACACGAGCGGTAGCGACGCCTCCACCGGTGGCAGTGGGGTTGGTGAGGGGGTGAGCAACCTGCTGCTGAAGGGACTCTCGTACGTTTCGCCCTTTGAGCTGGTcgcgactgctgcggcgccgaaGGAGTACATTGGCGATTTTGACACCATTCACTACCGCCATGGGATGGGACTGATGCAGTACTATAATGGTGACGTTTACGAGGGAGAGTGGCGCGACAACTGCCGTCACGGCCGCGGGAAACTGCGCAAGATGGACGGGGAGGTGTATGACGGTGACTGGGCCTTTGACCAGCGGCACGGCAACGGCAAGATCATGTATCCGAACGGGTCTTACTTCAAGGGCTCCATGGAGTACGATCAGCGCAACGGCGAGGGCATCATGCGCTTTGCCAATGGTGATGAGTTCTTTGGCACCTTCATGAAGGATCGCATCGATGGGCATGGCACAATGCGCTACCGCAACGGCGACGTCTACGAAGGCGCCTGGCGCGACCAGCTGCGCCATGGACAAGGGAAGTATACCTTGAAGCGCACAGGGGCGACGATGCACGGTGAGTTCCAGAGTGGGCTCATCCACGGACAGGGTACCGTCATCGTGCCGGGTGTGTCCACCTTCGTCGGCATCTTTGTGCGCGGTGAGCGTACCATCGGCACGATGCACTGGCATCCACAGCCATCACAGCAGTCGCAAGGAGAACTCGCCCACGTCGAGGCtgcggccgcagcgacgtTGGAGAGCCCAGAGGCGCCCCCGCCGGACGGGACGCTGTTTCCAGACCCCGGCACCAGCAGTCccagcgccacggcagcgatCGCCACCTCCATCGTGGCTAGCAAAGCAAGCGCCAAGAAGTACCTCTGCTACCAAGGGCAGTGGCAGGGCGAGCACATGCACGGCAGAGGTCTTCTTTGGTACACGAACGGCGACTTCTACGCCGGTAACTTCCACAAGAGTCACTTCCACGGTGCCGGCAATATGCGCTACGCCGCGGAGCAGGCTGAGTTTAGTGGGCAGTACGTCCACGGCATACGGCACGGGCTGGGGCTGTTGCAGTACGCCAACAAGTCCATTCAGGCTGGGCGGTGGCAACAGAACATCTTCGTGGAGGGGTACGAGGGGGAGTGGGACGGGTCTGTCTTTCATGGTATTGGACGGTTAACGATGCCAGTGGACATCTTCCTTGCCATGCGCTCGAGCAACTCTGCCCTGAAGCTGTCGGAGCTGAGCGCGATGCTGAACAACGGGCCTAGCATCATCCCGACAAGCGTGCCGCTCATCACTGGTGGTGAAGAAGGCCGTAGCGTTGTCAGCGACGGAGCAACATGGCCGGCAGCAACAGACGCCTTCTCAAGCGGTGCCGCAGTGCGTCGCGCAGACTTGCCGCCTTTCTTCATCGAGTTTTTTGGCCTATTCCGTAATGGTTTGCGGGATGGGCTGGGCATGCTCAAGCTTCCTGCACTGAACAGCCTCGTCGGTGGATCGTGGAAACTTGCAGAAGAGCGCAAGtcaggcggcggtggcggccaaGGTGATagcgctggaggcggtggcgacagcgATAGCGCCGCCGGAGCGCCCTGCCGCCGAGACAGCACTGCCGGCCGTGCCTCCGTGCCGTCTATGATAATCAAGGGGCGTTGGGTAAGCGATGTCCTGCACTGCGAAAAGGGTGTATGGGCCTTTCCCAACGGCGTAGTCTACATTGGGCGCTTTCGCAATGGCGCCCGTGacgctgcgcgcgcgtgcgtctgGTGCCCAGATGGGTCAGTACTGGAGAGCGGATGGTGTGGCGATGCGCCGAGTGGGGACGGCATCTGGTACCAGCGTAACCGAACCAACCCGGTGTACCGAACGATTGTGCCGAGTCTGCTGCGTCACTCGCAGTCGCAGCGGTTGTCAGAGAAGAACCCTTCGACGTTGCAGAGCATCGCGCCCGCCACTGTTGGCGGCCAGAGCGCccgtgacgctgctggcgcggaTGGCAAGGGCGCAAGCAGCGCTCTGACGGGCGATCTTTTTAGCATGTCATACCTCTGGGGGCTAATCGGGTCTGGTCTCATCGCCCGCGGCTCCACAGGCACTggagacggcgacggcagcacgGACGACGAAAGCGACGATGACCGGCCACGACGGGTACTCGTCGACTTCGGCAACCACCTCACGTTCTTCTGCTCCTGGTGCCCATACATGATGGATTTGAACACCTAcacggcagtggtgctgccCCAGATTGGGAGTCAGACAGCTCCGCTGTCGGATGGCATGCCGTGGCCGCAGCTGTACCACTCGCCAAGCATGTCAGCCGCTGTTTGCACATCGCAACAGTGGGCGGCAGAGACTGCGAAAGACGGGAGAAGAGCGCAAAAGAacaccgcagctgcagcgcctcctgctgctgctgccggcagtGGTAGCGGTGGGTCGAAAGCCTCCATACCGTGGCCCGTCCCTACGGTGAAGCAAATCTCCACCTGCGCCAACTCACTTCATCTAGCGGAAGCACCGTCCAGTGTGGCGATAGGCCGCGCCAGTGGCTCCGGCGTTGTCTACTTTGACACCGGTGTCGTGCTTGCCGGGGAGTGGCTCGGCAACGTCCCTCGGTTGGCCACCCCATACCGCCCGTGGTCCGCCTTCGACCACTTCATCATGTGGCAGGCGACTCGGGCGTCGTCACGCAACTGTGCCGGCACGGTTCCGCACTTCAccgcgccgcggctgcagTCGTGCTACACCTCTGTcttggcggcggcaccagaGCACATGATTGGTGAACCGCGTCGCGCTACTGGCGGGCGGCTGACTGTGACGACATCGCCTCTAGCGACTaaccgcggcggcgcggttgAAACGCATGCACCGGTATCGCCTACCCCACCGTCACTGCAGCCCTCTCCTGAGACACGCTGCACGTTGTGCGGGAAGAACTACAGTTTCTTCCGAAAGCGCACGCACTGCACCCTGTGCTTGCGCTCGACCTGCTCTTTCTGCCTGGGCCACATGGATACAGAGAGGCCGACCCACCAGGAAGATGTGAAAGCACTACTGCGTCACGCCTACCTGACAGCGGAGCAAGCGGTGCAGCTCTCGaccgcggcagctgcgaAGACTGCCCTCACAAACGTCAGCGGTAGCGCAACCCGGCCCATCACCTTTCCGAGTTTCTCTGTAGAGCAAGTTGATCATGCATTCGACAAGAAGAACATCCCGACGGTGCCTATCTGCTCTGACTGCATGCGCGCGGTCCTGTGGAAGCTGCGGTATACGCAGCTGTGGATACCGATGTCGATGTTCGCCTCCGTTGTCGAAGGCAACAAGCACCAGCGCGAGATGCAGCGTAACAGCGGTGCCGTGGCTGCCCATCAAGCTGCTGACAATGTCCCAAGCGaaagcggcaccgccggGGGTGACGTCGACGGCAGGGCCGCAGAAGCAACGAACGAACTTACCACAGTCGCCTACAGTCAGGAATcctcaccgcagcgctcGGATGTTGGGCAgtccttgtctctctctcccgacCGCCCCGCTGCTTCAGCCGCAGCCTTGGATGAACGGGAGCGCCACCAACAAGGTGGTATGTTGCTGGATGGCAGCGACgcactgcgctgcgctgctaCTGCAGACCCCTCCGAAGAAGTCTCAGCTGACGTTTCCGCCCACGCCGCCACGTTAGAGATGGATTCTGCAGCCATCGGTGAAGCGGCGCACGACCCGCTGGCCATCACGcaagcagaggaggcggctACTCAAAGCACGCCATCTACTCCTTCCACCGGGTCACCCTCGCGCGTCAACGACGGTGCAGTGACTGATACATCACCTGCGCCTGCTCCCCCGCCTGCTTCAGCCTCTAGTCGGTCGCTAAGGCCATCCAGCCACGCCGAgacgaggtggcgcaccTGTAGCACGGTCCTGCCACCGACGCAGTACATCATCTACAGCGGCTACACGTCACACACCATTCCGCACGTCTACGGCGAGCTCTGGTGGGGACGTCAGCACTACTACCGCGGCGGCTTCTGCGCCGGGGAGCGGCACGGGTTCGGCACGCAGTATATGCCCAACGGCGAGTGGTACGAGGGCGGCTTTGAGCGAGACGCATGGCACGGCGAGGGCGTCTACTACCTCGACGACGGCTCCGCGCTGCTCGGCGAATTCCGAAAGGGCAAGCTGCACGTGGTGCACTACCGcggtgaggtggaggagagtgaCGTAGGAGGCGTCCGGCCGCACGGTCGCGGTATCGGCTACAGCCCAGACGGCTCCACCTATAACGGCGAGTGGGTGCATGGCCAGCGTCACGGCACTGGCATGCTGCACCTGGCCGACGGTAGTTCCGTGTACAGCGGCACATTTGTGTCCGATGCGATGGAGGGGATGGGCAAACTTGTAACGATCAGCGGGGCCTACTACGGCGAATTTACTGAGAATAGGCAGAACGGCAAAGGGCTCCTCTTCACCGCCAACTGCGTGGTGGAAGGATCATGGGTGCAGGGCACCTCCTCTGGCTTCACGCGCATCTACGAACGTGCCACCGGTGAGGTGTACGAGACGACCTACCACGACGGCAACGAGCGGGACGACTGTTTCACCGCGCCAGTGATGAtagaggacgacgacgccgtcgagTGTGGGCAGTGTGGTAtggccttctccttcttccacCGCCGGCACCATTGCCGCCTCTGCGGGGATGTTTTTTGTGACTCCTGCACACAGCACCGCGCGACGCTGCCATCGACTGTCACAGGAAACGGCGGTCCGAATGCGAAGAGAGACTCCGGCAGCCCCAGCGCATCGGTGGTGaatgggcagcagctgcgcgtgtgcgatGCCTGCTTCTTCCGCCTCTCCCAGCGCCGCATGATCGCTCTGCGCCGCTACGCCGACGGGAGTGTGTATGCCGGTTGCTGGAGTCAGGGGCAGTGGGTGTCTCGGGGGCTGTACTGCCGGCCAGACGGTGTGTTCGTGGTGATGGACACCCACGGTCACGCTCTCCTGCCGCTAGTGCACATCCCAAAGGCGAAAGACCAGCTCCAAGGCGACGCAAGCGGGGCTATTCAGGAGTCGGCGAAGCCGAGCGCGGTGCCGCCTGCTCGCGGCCTCGGCGTTGGCCGCCGCCCGTTGCGCACCACCGGTCTACCTGTCTCGTCATCCATCCTTCAGGATGCTGCCCCGGCAAAGGAACTTCTCGATGGCGTCGCGGAGAGCTCGTCTCGTAAGGACCTTGACGCATTCCTGCTCTGGTGGGCAACGacgcgcagccgctgcgccctGCAAGTTCCGCTGGACATCTCGCTCGTGACGCACTACCAGCGCATGCCGGCACAGATGCTGCGCGGCCAGGAGGCCACGGTGAGGGCTGGCTCGGATGTCGCCATGTATttggcggcaccggcgcgctGCATCCTCGAGGCACCCCGCACACCCTCTCTCACGCCTATCCGGTTGTTTGTCACACTGGCCGACTCGCGGCGGGAGATGCGGGAAATGGTAGAGGGCGAACTGGAGCGTACCTCTGCcagcgcagcgtcgccaacaacagccgcagcggctgcgtcagAGTCAACTCTGTCGacagaagaaaaacgcaCCATGGACAGTgacgtggaggcggcggcgttgcgaGCGTCCAGGTTCATGCCGGTTGCAATACCTCGCGCTCCAGCGGTGCCCATCACTCCTGCTACGATGCCCGTCACGAGTGCGTCGGAACTGCCGACAGGGACTCCAACGGTTTACCCCGGCAGCTTCCACCCCGAGCACCACGTGCCGGGCGCAGATCCGCCGCAGGTGTGCAATGTGGATGCCTGGGTGACACGCCCGCCGCCGTCGATCGATCCCGACGACATCAGCGATGAAGATCTCGCAAAAATGATACAGGCGGAGAAGCTTTCCTGGCCAACAGATGCATCAGACGACAAGCACGCCGCTGCATCAACCATTCAATCCCTCATGCCACCTACACCggctcctcccccacccggATTCAACACCACGGTGTCCTGGGATGTCTGGACAACGCGGGATGTGCCTCGCTACACCCCTCCGCTGCggacggcagtggcagcaggaGCCAGACCAGCCGGCCATTCACCGGTGGAAAAAGCCGCAGGTAGTGGCGAGGCCACTGCGGCGCCTCCGCCGATCCTGCGCAGTGAGGCAGACATGTACTTTGCTTGTCCATTCTGGGGTCCGACCGTACCAGACGCTCAGTTGCTCCTGGAGCAGGGCAAGATGGCGCAGGTGACGAAGCTGATGCGCCGTCTCCAGCAACAACACAGCCAAACCCTGAatccgcagcaacagcagcatcaggaaaagcaaaggagcgacagcggcagcagtgactGCGACAGCGCGGGGAGCGACTGCAGAGGCGCTACCACGAGTGGTAGAGGGAAGACTCAACGAAGTAGTGTAGCAGACGCCTCGCTGAGTACGCTGCAGAGCCCGCAGGGCGGCTCCACCAatgccagcgcctcctcctgggAGGCTGGTCATCTGTTCTCGCCagagcagcgagcgcagTGCGGCGATGGATGGGCACCAACTCCGATGCGTGGTCCATTCGTCTTTGACATCTCCACCCATGAAAAGCGCCGAAGCGCGGATGGGCTGCGCTGGTATGCAAAGGTAACGCAACGAGAGGTAACAAACTTTTAG
- a CDS encoding hypothetical protein (TriTrypDB/GeneDB-style sysID: LpmP.26.1410), with protein MIQRYHTAEDVQGKGHGSHNGDQHTGVYRKAPPLPPPPSRTLSPMPSVAAAMGGGFSPRVRILPDHHRGLGSDVSVHLSMSPPDSGHMSPEQEDPQGFPVLYPSLSVSSSRARTESVMGDDDRGISGGRSTGFSKFGSFSSSTNIANSPRLSMDDFASRLSPSIVPSTTRNTPVDLIQKSPQQHLSHNYPQSHSSASTSVHNVPAYGREPPTSGADVLPVMLASHASLRCSGASETCVCGSGLNSANGQSPTAPASATALRDATSTSATSSDASLIATATCVVSHPIAQSSSGNLTAPMSCSPTYLSWSPGVSLGHSTPCLQDDFVMRADAETVQGLPRGKVPRLPGCSIRDWAAHLRVKEEELLRQEQHHHHDTLHCGKNRDASPLGGAAPPAKPGSMTISRNARLPRIAPQEVATHNTPDDLWIVIRNVVYDCTAFQRYHPGGEKLLLACGGRDATAVYDRFHAWVSCESFMAPYAVGVIASSEPR; from the coding sequence ATGATTCAGCGCTACCACACTGCTGAAGATGTGCAAGGTAAAGGCCACGGCAGCCACAATGGTGATCAGCACACAGGCGTATACAGAAAGGCGCcacctcttccaccgccgccgtcgcgtaCTCTGTCGCCGATGCCGAGCGTCGCGGCAGCCATGGGTGGTGGCTTCTCGCCTCGTGTGCGAATCCTTCccgaccaccaccgcggACTTGGTAGCGATGTGTCAGTACACCTCAGCATGTCTCCTCCCGACTCCGGACACATGTCACCTGAGCAGGAGGATCCACAAGGTTTTCCTGTGCTTTACCCGTCATTGTCCGTATCCTCGTCCCGGGCCCGCACCGAGTCCGTCATGGGCGACGATGATCGCGGTATCAGCGGCGGTAGGTCGACCGGCTTCTCAAAGTTTGGAAGCTTCTCATCATCTACTAACATCGCAAACTCACCGCGCCTCTCAATGGACGACTTCGCGTCTCGCCTGTCGCCGTCGATAGTCCCAAGCACAACTCGAAACACCCCCGTCGACCTCATTCAGAAGTCGCCACAGCAACACTTGTCACACAATTATCCCCAGAGTCACAGCTCCGCCTCTACATCGGTCCACAACGTCCCGGCGTATGGGCGCGAGCCACCGACGTCGGGGGCGGACGTGCTGCCTGTCATGCTAGCGTCACACGCAAGCCTGCGGTGCAGTGGCGCAAGCGAAACGTGTGTCTGTGGAAGCGGCCTCAACAGCGCTAACGGGCAGAGCCCGACGGCTCCAGCCAGTGcgactgcgctgcgcgacgccaCGTCCACCTCCGCAACCTCATCGGACGCTTCTCTCATTGCAACAGCAACGTGCGTTGTGAGCCACCCGATTGCGCAGTCTTCCTCTGGAAATCTTACCGCACCCATGAGCTGCAGTCCTACATATCTGTCATGGTCGCCAGGCGTCTCGTTGGGTCACTCAACGCCATGCCTGCAAGACGACTTCGTGATGCGAGCGGATGCAGAGACAGTGCAGGGGCTGCCGCGGGGCAAAGTACCGCGCCTGCCAGGCTGCTCCATACGCGACTGGGCAGCGCATTTGAGGGTCAAAGAAGAAGAATTGCTCcggcaggagcagcaccaccaccacgacaccCTTCATTGTGGCAAGAACAGGGACGCATCCCCCTTGGGTGGTGCGGCTCCACCTGCAAAGCCAGGCTCAATGACGATCTCACGCAacgcgcggctgccgcggatAGCGCCGCAAGAAGTCGCCACCCACAACACGCCGGATGACTTGTGGATAGTCATCCGAAACGTCGTGTACGACTGCACCGCCTTTCAACGCTACCACCCAGGCGGAGAGAAGTTGCTGCTGGCTTGTGGGGGGCGTGATGCGACAGCCGTGTACGACCGCTTTCACGCGTGGGTTTCATGCGAGAGCTTCATGGCCCCGTACGCGGTTGGTGTTATTGCCTCTTCTGAACCCCGATGA